The sequence below is a genomic window from Lolium perenne isolate Kyuss_39 chromosome 4, Kyuss_2.0, whole genome shotgun sequence.
TTCTCAACAACTACAAAGTAGAACATCAAATCAAGTCAGCATAATGCAACTTACCACTAAAAGACTGCAGTCAGACTTGTGGGAGAAGAACTCGAGAGAAATTTTGTCCCCGCTCTCAAATGGCCTGACGCTGTGGTTCTTCTTGGTGTACTTCACAGCATAATCACGCTTCAGGTGGAAAAGATCTGCTAGCACAGAGTTCAGAACCGCACTAGTCTTTGTACCGTGGAGAATATCTTATTGGCATTCTCAACCTGGAACAAACATTAGAGCAAGAGTTAACGTGCATAGTATTTCAGGTTTCCCGACATCGAAGGCTCCTAAGGAGCAGAGCCTTCCAATATCCAATACGAAGTAAAATTAAATATTAGCGCGATCATCTGCATAACTCTTAGATACCTATCCCAGATAATACGCCACTACCTTTCGTGCGTAACTTGGTTCATGTCAAAAAGCAAAGCGCACTCTCGCAAAGATACAAGGTAAGTAAAAGTTTTCGATTAGCCAAAATTTAACATGTTTTTGTGTTTTTCACCGGAACCTGCTTTATCTTTGAAGTTCACTGATACTTCGATGTCTAAtaaaaaaagaacggagggagtactaatgtTCAGGTACTGCAAACTGAAGACAGATTTGCAACACCTGAAGAAAGGGTGGAAGAGAAGTGGAGCTTAGGAGCTTGGGCGCGTGCTTGAGGATCTCGCTCTTGGCGCGAATGCTCTTGGGAACCCTGATCGCCGCCATAATCTTCCTACTCCTCTGATCGAATCCAAGCCACGCAGTAAGGGATGATTCCTCCGATGATAAACCCTTGAAGCCGCAGCGACAGAAAAGGGGTCGCGGACTCGCGGCGTGAGCGGGCAGAGCGGCTGCGATGCGAACCCGGGGTCGACGTTAGGGGCGGAGGAAGGCCGGTGGCGTCAGGGGCAGAGAAAGTTTGAGGCTTCGCGGCAGCTGCCCAGGGGTTCTGGGTGGCGCTACATACTCGGTGACACATGGAGCCTAGTCCAAAACTATACTGGTGTCAGGTGACGGAGGCTTGCAGGCCGTATCAAGCTCTCTCCAGACCCAGCAAAGTAGCCCTCTTTCTCCTAAACTAAATCCGGGGACCCTTGAATAGGGCTGAGAATAAAAGGAAAACTTTTCGTTCGTTTTTGAAGAAAAAGAAAATGGAGGACCAAATACGAAAAAGCAAACGGCATTttgagaaaaagaaatagaaacggCAAAAGTATAAAGGGAAATGGAAATATAACCTAGAGAGGCTTGTACATTTAGTAAGCCTACATTTACACACGAAACCGGGCTTAGCCACGTATCAAGTCCACTAATTACTCTAACCCTAATAACTATGTACAATTGTATGTGCATGCATCCGTTAAACTATGTGTGTTACTTTATGTTGAATTGCCGCTTGTCAAAGTTAAGTGTTATATCATGTCTTATTATCTTTTTCTTTACATGTGTCTATCGGTCTACAAATCAAGGTATCATGCCGCATTGTGTTGTGGAAAATATCTGTTTTCGTAACGTATTCGCTACATATCCGTTCTGTATTCATATCCGATGATTTCCGTTTTCATATTCGTTTCCGGGGATTCCGATTCCATTTTCTATTCCGACAAGATAGAGGGAAACAAAAACGATAAAGCATTTTTCCGTCTGTTTCCGTTTCATTTTCAACCCTACCCTTGAAGCTCTTGCTTGCAGGGAAGCTATAGATGCGGTGGATGATCTCCTCCTCGGACAAATTTAGGTGGCATCGGATTGTTTTGAGGTTGTCAATGCTCTACACGAGAATTACATGAACTCTTTCAGCAGTGTTATTGATGAGATTAAAGAGAGATGTATCAGTAGGGGTAACGTACATCTCTTTTCACCATGAGAAGAGAGAGTTTAATGTTGAAGCTCATAGACCGGCAAGGATGGCTTTGACCTTGCCAGCGGGAAGATATCTGTGGCTAGTTGAGCCACTAGCGGGTCTCAATATGCATGCAACCTTAAACTTGAAGAATAAAATGCTTGTGATCTCTCTCAGAAAAAAGTAAAGGTTCACCCTCGTGGAGGCAAATCCTATTTGATGCCTAACGCGTCGGTTATCCTCACGTTAGGTAGGCCATAAGCAGTGGTGACGATGGAGGCGGTGAGGGGTGGGCCTTGGCCCATCTTTGATTTCTTTGGGCTATGAGCAGTAGCGGACATGAATAGAACCATCCGCTCGTGGCAGACATAATCTGTAGGTTACACTATATAATTTCCCATTTTGCTTTTATGATTTCTAAAGGCAGGAATAAAAAAAAGGTGTAGTAATAGAATCGCATGGCACGTTCAAGTCCAGCTACATGACTTGGAAACACAAGAATGTATAATACATGTTGTTTTGCCGTGTGGCAGAAAAAAGCAAATATTTTCTTAACCGTTGTGTGTATGTCATATGTGATAGAAAATAAATGGAATTTCTAGCAGATTAGACCTAAAGAAAAAAGTTCTATAGAAATTCATACAAACTAGACATAGGATATATTCGTATGGTTTCAAATCGTACGATAAAGAAAAAGTTCTAAGGAATGGAATCCTCCAAATATTTTTTGGAGTTCCTTTGAACCAAACAGGGTCCGGATCCGGGAGTGTTGGTTGTAGAATGCACGCGCTAGTTATACCGAATCCAATGCATTAATAGAGGCCACGTGTAAAAATATTTGACGCAACCAATAAATGTCCCATTGATGTCAACAAGGCTGTGACCGAGAGAAGAAAAGCATAACACGGATGGTCCACAACATGTAGTACTATATAAGATTTATTTTTTGCACATGGATTAAAATCAGCCCACCCTATATAAAGTGAAGAAGGATCCAAGGAACTCAAAGGAGCACACCTATTGTTATTATATAATGTGAAGATGGGTGCGATGCTAGAATGGCAGAGCGACATAGCCGTGCAATTGGATTAGAACTAGGAGTCATCGGGAAGAAAAGAACTAGCGCTCCATAACACCCATTATCTGAGATTTTGTAAAGGTCGACACCGCCACGAGCTGATACAAGCATGACCTATAACACTTGGATTAATTTGGAGTTAGTGCGCACTCTGCGGTGGCCAGAAGGAACCTCCAACATGTGCAATTTAGCTGAAATTGTTCATGTTTCGCTTGACTGCAATCTTAGACCAGTGTCATCTAGCTTGTACTATCTGTGCTTCACTTTTATGTACCAAAAATACTCCATGGCAATTATGTGGGTAAATTCATTTGGTGAATAGCGTTTGGTTCCCATGAGAATTAATATCATACTCAAATTAAAAAGGAGAAATCGCAAAAAAAACTTAAAAAGGAGAAAGAAAAAGGGTAAACTATTTGAGCACACATTAACATAGCCCCTTTTCTTGGGTATTGGACAAGGCGATTTGGCTCTCGAGCACATATGAGCACGATATCCCGGCCACCTGTTCTTTTTCGGGATCTGTGCATCTTGTTGTTTTCCTGTACAGTACGGCCTGCAGAAAATGGGATTAATGGATGCATGTCGTAGCATACGGTGGGCCTTCTTGGGACGGACGTTTGCTGGGGCAGTCACGTGGATATCATGCGCCTTTGGTACATGACCGTCTAAGAAATGTGTATCCATGGTACAGGAACTCGATTCCGCGGGTATCGGTCAGGTAGGGTTACAACACATGGTTCGTGCGAGAGAGTTCCCAGTCTGGAGCGGCGGCGAAGCCAAATCGATAGGAAAACATAGGAGGGAGAAGATAGTGGAGGGGACATAGATTTCTTGCTGGATCCGCCTTACAGGTAACTGATTTGTGTGCTCGCCCAGTCGCCCTTCAGATTAGCATATGGTGTTTGCTTGATTTGACGTTGTAGCTAAAAGCTCGTTCGACCACCCGTTTTTGCATGTTCCCTCTTTTCGAAGCAGTGGGTCGCTTGTAgatcctgtgaacgtgggggcaggtTCAGATTCTGGCCGAAATCTTCAAGGAGGAGGAGTCAACACTAGATTTGATGAAGGGGATTCTGTGTCGTACAGAAGAATATCACGTATCCGGCCACAATGCCAACAGCTCGCCACCAGATTCAGAAAAACCCACCATCAAGGCGCCAGGATCGACGAAAAGGTTAAAAAAAATAGCAATTTGCAAATTTTCAATTTTCTATTCGACAGTGCTTATGGAGATTTTGATTCTTGCTAAAGCTGATGTGCATCTTTTCACTAGTTGGATACTCTTCAATACTAATTAAGCCCAACCTATACATGTGTGCTGCTGACGGACACTCTAAATAAACTGTAGCAAATATGAAACCAAATAAAGGTATATAGCCCATAGTTTTAGGCTTGTTTTACGGTACTTTTACTACCCACATGAGGTGAGTGGTATGAATTAAAATCCAGCGGTTGATTTAAAGAGGCAATGTGGACTATTAATTAGAAAGTCATTTATTGAAGCATCAAGTCCCACAAAATTTCCCGTTAATTTAGCCTAAAATCTTGGCAACCAGATTTGATTTTGTATTCCATGTTCTTTTCTAACTAATACCTTCTAATTTTTTCTTGCACCCTACCAATTATTCCTGCAACTTTAGAACACGACCTGCACGTAGTTCAAATACGCGGCCAGCGGCTTAGCATGAATGCAGAACTGATGGCCATGAAACAACTTAGCCACTCTTTTCAAACACTGGGtgactgcacatattctgttaatTAGTTAGTTCAAGCTTTTTGGAAACCAAGATCTAATAACTCCGGCAGCGTCAATTTAGACCACCACCGCGCCGTGAAGGAGCCAGACCAGGCGACCATGCATGGAGTAGTTGTGGGTGTTATGAGGCCTTCCATTTTTAACAGGATTTGTTTCTATCATTGTAGACGTTTCTGATTTTAACTCTGCATGCATTAGTAATACCGTGGGTGTTATGTGGCCTTCCATATTTAACGTGAGTGGTATGTTTCATACCACTCAGGTTTTTAGCAGTAGTATATGTTAATACAAGCCGTTAGATCAACGAAAATAAACAGCCTATATTCAGTTGGGGGTACCATAAAAGTCCTCTAGTTTTATTACCTAGAACAATCTGATTCAGTTTCATGCCTGTCTACCTAACACTACATAAGTTAAAGACACGTAGTTTTATTACCTGAAACCTGTTTCAGTTTCATGCATGCCTGTCTAGCTGACACTATGGAAGCTAAAGACACGATGTATGTTTTGCTAGATGCATGAATGCATAAGGAACTGTAAACAGGAACTTTTTTCGATGTATGCAAACAGAAACCGTGCTATTGCTCTCCCTGAGAATGTACTCTGAGCCAACTAACCAACCTCTAGCATACTAtgaattttcattttcattttgtaCATTACAATTCAAATAATCCACAGTTTGTGCGAGGACCCGGCATGACATTGGATAAGTCTTACTGCAGTACCCTATGCCAGGAAAACATGAGTCTGTACAACAATCTTGACACATACTACACTTCAGAACTAACACGGGGCTGAGGTGATAGTCCCTGGATCCCTTTTGTTTAAGGCTGCCTTTCGTGTTTTTAGGAGTGGGGCATCAAAGTATCAATCTATATTAAGAAATCGTGATTACGAATTCAAGATATTCCTATGCTAGGAATCCAGTTTTGTGTGTGTCAAAGATGAACATGAGTTCCTTCATACCACAGACGGGCTACAGGAATCCATCCTTACGAATTTAAGATATACCCTAAAGCTTTTTTTCTCTATTTTTTTGGAGGATATATCTGGTACTTTCTCCCTTTTCTTTGGCACTATCTGGTACTTCCCCTTATTATAGTACCTAAGAACAGAGGTAAATTTTAAAGAGCTACGGAAAAATTTGAAAAAAGTTAGAAACCTTGATACAAAATTAATTTACACTCAAAGAAATTTGGAGAACAAATTTGATTCGCAGCTCGAGAAACAAAAAGGACAAATCCGACTGTGGATAGCACACAATTTAAATATTATTTGTCCTTTTTTGCAACTTGATATAGGGACGATCGAGTTTGGAAAATGAAATTCTTGGTCATGTGGTAGACACATCTTGTACAAAATTTGTAATTTTCTAGGATAGCTGTGCTATTTTCTGGACGACCCAAGATTGATTTGCTCAATTTGACTTCAAGAGAAATTTATTAGTCCTATAAACGTTTCAAGGCACAAGGTTTACTTGTGATGACTTCAGTTGAGGAGTTGAATACTATCTATGACTGTTGCAAGAGATTTCGGCTCAATGTCGAGATTGTTGAATATGATCCGAAATCTATTTACCTGTTGTACTATCGAAGGAGTTCTAAAGGACTACGGCGTGCCAACCGTGCTAGACGTAGCACATCTACAACTCTATTTCGTGTCCGCGAAGAAAGAGAGTTGTTTGCCTCTATATATAGTCCAAGGTATTCATATAATAGATGAGAGTGAAAGTTACACATATTGATAGCACGTAGAGGGTCTGTCCTCTCGTGTATTGTAATACTCCTCAAATTATAGTGTGAGCGCCGCCGTGCGTTTCGTGGTTTTTCTCGTTTGGATTTTTCACATAAAAATCTGTATTCTTGTTCTTCATTTGATCTACTTTTATTTACGCGGTTTTGTAAGAAGCTTGAACAGGTGTTATTCAGTTGAAATTCCTGAGGCTTTGCTTTCCTGTAACCTTTAACAGATGACATCTAGGTAGCTACAGAGAAGTACATGACAGAGTCGAGAATATGTGTGGCCTTAAAATGGAAATAGTAAATATACAGAGTATGAGTAGGAAAACTCTGTGCCGTGTCGTGTGCGTATGTTGGTATCATGGTATGGGCCACCCTGATCACTTCACTGCACTCTCTCATGCGATGACCAATACAGCCTGCCTACCTAGAGGGgtattagagcatgtctaacagatccTGTATTTTTCTACCCTTTAAAACACAAGTAGAGGGTCATGTATTCATTTTTCGTCGGCCAAAAactattctgttttacggggtggggatacggggtctgctagctcggacgagttttcaacccctcaaaacagggttttttAACAATTAGATATTAGAACCAACAcaacattcacataaaataaatgtTTTACATCACACAATAATCGTCATAATTATTACAAAAATGTTTTCCGAAATGTTAATAAATGTTCTAATGAAAGAATTAAACAAATAACAAATATTTCACACATATAACAATAGGAAATGaatgtttcacacatacaacaataggaaatgaatgtaataactcattggtcaTGCAACTGCCAGTGGTGATCAATCAGATCTTGGGTGAGCTGGTGATGAGTCTCGGCATTTTCAATGCCTCGGTGGCTGCACTcgggtgccaacattgtcatagaaacatggcaagttcaaccctctttcatcttcaatgatcatgttgtgaagaatcacacaacatgtcatgataTCAACAAGAGTTTCTTTGTCCCAAAGCCTTGCAGGACCCCAGACAATGGCAAACTTTGCTTGCAAGACACCAAAAGCTCTTTCAATATCCTTGCGGCATGCCTCTTGATTTTTAGTGAAGCAAGCTTTCTTTCTTGCCAAAGCCTtgtcctttttctcttttatggACTTGACAAGAGTTGCATAGTTATGGTAAATAGCATCTGTGAGATAGTACCCCATGGTGTACTCAttattcataactttgtagttACAAGTTGGTGCTTCACCCTTAACTAGTCTTGCAAACAAAGGGGATCTATTCAAGATGTTGATGTCGTTGAGTGTCCCCGGCAGTCCAAAAAAAACATGCCAAATCCATAAGTCTTGTGAGGCCACAAATTCAAGAACAATGGTAGAATCACGGCTTTTGCCACAATACATTCCATGCCATGCTTTTGGACAatttttccatgtccaatgcatgcaatccaaaCTACCAAGCATCTCCGGCCACCCCCTCTTTTCATTGATCTCCATGAGCCTTTTCGTATCTTCCTCATCTGGAGCTCGGAGATACGTCTCTCCATACAACTTGATCACCGTCTTGGCAAACATACGCACGCAATCCGTGGTTGTTTGTACACCAATGCGAATGTACTCATCGGTATAATCTGCTGGTATACCGTATGCAATCACCCTCATTGCGGCAGATATTTTCTGATATGGGCTAAATCCCATGACTTGGGCAGCGTTTCTTCTTTGCTTGAAATAATCGCAATTAGCCTCGCAATCTCTGACTATTCTCTCGAACAAAGTCCTACGCATTCGATACCTTCTACGGAAGAGGCGGAGATGATAGGTCGATACCTCGGCAAAAATATCTTGCATCAGTTGTTTGTGGCCGAGTGTGCGGTTCCGCGAAATGCACATACGCCCCATCACGGATCCTTTCCTCTGATCCAGCAGCTTGGCGCGGTCCTCCATGTGCTTCATGCCGAACATGAGCAGCATCATCTCCGTCTCGTCGTCGTTGAGCACCTCGTCGAGGTCCGACTCGTCGGAATCCAACGTTGAGCAATCGGTCGACGAATCCTCCAAATTCGCCATGTGCACATCCTCCGAAGCCATCTACCACGGTGAAGCATACATCAGCCCCCAAACACGTCCATTTTACCGGCGAGAACGAAGAAGAACGCGGCGGAATACTCACCAGCGAAAACGGCGGAGAAGACCGCGGCGGGGGTGCGGCGTCGCGCGCGGAGGGACGCGGATCTTCGGCGGTGGTGCGGCGGAGGTGCGGCGGGCGTCGACGCAGCGCGGTGCGGCTCggcgggcggcggaggggcgCGGATCTGACGGATTCCGGCGGCAGCGCGCGGGTGTttgcggcggcgcgcgggggaaAACGGGTGGGGGAACTGAAATGTCTGCGCGCGGTTTCGGAAATGCGATACTGGTTTGTCCCTCTATgcccgctcccaccccgcacaagtagggggcgaagaCCCGCCCCGTAATCGAAACCAGCCAAAATCAGAGCAGGGGGCATTTTTACGGGACCTGCTATATGGCCAGTAGAGCCGAAACCCATATTCCGatggttattatacgggtttgaccttttaaggggtctgttagacatgctcttacagTAGTAATGTATTTACGGTAAGGTGTATTGACGATGAACAAGAGCAACAACAGCAACCAGCTCACTCACTTCCCACATCGCATTTACCCGTATGTTCTTCCTTCTTGGCTAGGCAGCAAGAGTATCTTTAGCCGCTTCACGCATTTCGAACGTCAAAAGTAACCGCACATGTTCATTTGCGTCGGATTGAGGTTGTAAAATTGGTCTTCAGGCTACGCTTGACCTTTTGCGGTGGGGTTGCCTAAGAATGAAAGACTATGGTTAAAAGGCAAATTGAAAGGAAGGTAAAGAAGCTTCGCATGGCATGGAATTTTGTTTTAATAATTTTGAATCATATTTACAAGCCTGAAGGCATTGTTAGGCAGCTTTGGATACTCACACTCCTCAATAAAACGGTGTAGCTGAGCGTATGAACCatcatctccaaagcatgatgTATGTTGTTAAACTAGATAattccccgcgcgttgctgcggaaacaTGTAAATACATTTTTTTGTCAATACTAGTAAAAGTGCCcatgcgttgcatcgggagaaacaagttttcaaatgctatAGAAACCATCCGTGTTGGTCAAATTTTATCCTGTTCATGATCAATATATATTTCCTAATAAGATTAGATTGCAAACCCTTCGCCACCCTGTGTAATACTTCTAATGATGGTGTGCGCCATCCTTAAATTTTATTAAGAtatgaattcaaacaaatttACAGATAGTGCATAAATAATATTTTGCTAATGCTTCCAAAATTTAGTACTAAAATCAACCGTACGACTTGCCTCATAATTTAGGAAGCATTACTTTGTCATTTTATATTTTCGTTGTCCAACAAAGTATGGGCTACATATATATGTCTATATATGTCCATTTGTATAGTTCTTTAACAAATATCATTGGGTTTGTATTAGCATGGCAAACTCTCTAAATATCAATCTATATATTTCACTAATATATATTTATTAATATTCACAAAGACATCACGAATAATAGCAGGGACAGAGATTTGGTGGCACATGAATTGTTTTTTAAATAAATTAAAATCATACTTTTCAGTTTCAAAAAGTTCTGAAAAAATGTGCATATAGCCAAAAATGTATCCCGCAAATgtgtaaaatatcaatttcaaatactttgtatttgaagctacacaaaaaagacaaaagtcCTGAGTAGTCATTTTTCAAATCCCAAAAACATGTtagattttgttatttttatctAGGACAAAGTAAAAATAATTTTGGGTTGAGATTTTCCATAATGTGAGATGTATCACTAACAATCTACAGAATTATTATTCAGATTTTTTGATAACTAAAAAATATATTCTTTTAAAATGGCGAGAGCATTGGAGCTCGGGAGCCAAAAGCACTTTTTCTAATAGTAGCCACTTTATTGGCTGTTGGTAAAAGGCAAGTAGACCTTGGTTGTCTGAATTTCGAATGGATGATTATccaatatactccctccgtcgtaGAGTGTAAGTCACAATACTCTAATATCTTGGCTCAAGGCGTAAAGTGATTGGGGCAGAAATTGTGACTAATTAGGTCGAATTGTGATGTTTCATAACTGCAACAGCCAATAAAAACAGCCCCATAATTATTGCATGCATGGTGGAGTGAGTCTCCCGCATGGCTGCATGTGGAGGAGAGAAAGGTGGGGGCTGCATGCATGCGCTAATTAACTCCAATTAATGCAAAATTGTGCCTTATTTTTCTCA
It includes:
- the LOC127347018 gene encoding uncharacterized protein, translating into MANLEDSSTDCSTLDSDESDLDEVLNDDETEMMLLMFGMKHMEDRAKLLDQRKGSVMGRMCISRNRTLGHKQLMQDIFAEVSTYHLRLFRRRYRMRRTLFERIVRDCEANCDYFKQRRNAAQVMGFSPYQKISAAMRVIAYGIPADYTDEYIRIGVQTTTDCVRMFAKTVIKLYGETYLRAPDEEDTKRLMEINEKRGWPEMLGSLDCMHWTWKNCPKAWHGMYCGKSRDSTIVLEFVASQDLWIWHVFFGLPGTLNDINILNRSPLFARLVKGEAPTCNYKVMNNEYTMGYYLTDAIYHNYATLVKSIKEKKDKALARKKACFTKNQEACRKDIERAFGVLQANHRGIENAETHHQLTQDLIDHHWQLHDQ